The Petrocella atlantisensis genome has a window encoding:
- the eutM gene encoding ethanolamine utilization microcompartment protein EutM, whose translation MANANALGMIETKGLVGSIEAADAMVKAANVTLIGKVHVGGGLVTVMVRGDVGAVKAATDAGAAAADRIGELVSVHVIPRPHSDVELILPKYEG comes from the coding sequence ATGGCAAATGCAAATGCACTCGGAATGATTGAAACAAAAGGTTTGGTAGGTTCAATAGAAGCAGCGGATGCAATGGTAAAAGCGGCAAATGTTACCCTTATTGGTAAAGTACACGTTGGTGGTGGTTTGGTGACAGTTATGGTTCGAGGTGATGTGGGTGCGGTTAAGGCAGCAACAGATGCCGGTGCTGCAGCAGCAGATCGTATTGGAGAGCTGGTTTCTGTTCACGTTATACCAAGACCTCACAGTGATGTAGAGTTGATCTTACCTAAATACGAAGGCTAA
- the eutC gene encoding ethanolamine ammonia-lyase subunit EutC: MVSEKELKAIIEQVLSEMKTKDFTESKKDTETVDQIDDNELSDITMVDMRKQLLVPNPENGEDYLQMKAKTSARVGVWRAGPRYKTETLLRFRADHAVAMDAVFTDVSEEIIAEMNLFTVKTKCKDKDEYLTRPDLGRKFDDEEIALVKEKCKMNPQVQVIVADGLSSTAIEANIRDILPVLFQGLEGYGIKVGTPFFIKYGRVPSMDVISEVTGADITCLFVGERPGLATGESMSAYIAYKGTVGMPEARRTVVSNIHQGGTAAVEAGAHIAHILKEMLDQKKSGLELQL, encoded by the coding sequence ATGGTATCTGAGAAAGAATTAAAAGCAATTATTGAGCAAGTTTTATCAGAGATGAAAACCAAGGATTTTACAGAGTCAAAGAAAGACACCGAAACAGTCGACCAGATAGATGACAATGAATTGTCAGATATTACGATGGTAGACATGAGAAAACAATTATTGGTCCCAAATCCGGAGAATGGAGAAGATTATCTGCAGATGAAGGCAAAAACTTCGGCAAGGGTTGGTGTATGGCGAGCAGGTCCAAGGTATAAGACTGAAACTTTACTTAGATTTAGAGCGGATCATGCGGTGGCCATGGACGCCGTTTTCACAGATGTGTCCGAAGAAATCATCGCAGAAATGAATCTTTTTACAGTAAAAACAAAATGTAAAGACAAAGATGAATATCTAACGAGGCCGGATCTTGGTAGAAAATTTGACGATGAAGAAATAGCGCTTGTAAAAGAAAAATGTAAAATGAACCCACAAGTTCAAGTAATTGTGGCCGACGGATTAAGTTCAACTGCCATAGAAGCCAATATAAGGGATATCTTGCCGGTTCTATTTCAAGGTCTAGAAGGCTATGGCATCAAGGTTGGAACACCTTTCTTTATTAAATATGGTCGCGTACCTTCTATGGATGTCATATCTGAAGTAACAGGCGCTGACATCACATGTTTATTTGTTGGTGAGAGACCAGGACTGGCAACAGGGGAAAGTATGAGCGCTTACATCGCTTATAAAGGAACTGTGGGTATGCCGGAAGCCAGAAGAACAGTGGTATCGAATATCCATCAAGGCGGAACCGCAGCGGTTGAGGCCGGTGCTCATATTGCACACATATTAAAAGAAATGCTGGACCAAAAGAAAAGTGGTCTGGAATTACAATTGTAG
- a CDS encoding cobalamin adenosyltransferase: protein MEVLTEAVVRSILKKDKVKEWLVNPDTIITPSAREYLNEQKIKLVYTKDEQGLLGISKKNNEKNEINDTEEKKFIPKYIVKDTGGFFEKKPEEMTQLYGNELVLKNHPSILFRGKVDSLQSKILEIQVMADKNKCEKLVCELQEVLQYVRNILKAEVIKEATEEICLFGLLEEDIREMSHNPKKHIGVAHILPDYKMGEILIGLNTIRSGAREVELSSIPLNRKDITKSLNRLSSAVYVMMCRYLSGYYN, encoded by the coding sequence ATGGAAGTTTTAACAGAAGCGGTTGTACGGTCGATTCTAAAAAAAGACAAGGTAAAGGAATGGTTGGTCAATCCGGATACCATCATTACCCCTTCAGCTAGGGAATATTTAAACGAGCAGAAAATTAAGCTGGTATATACAAAAGATGAACAGGGACTTTTAGGTATAAGCAAGAAAAATAACGAGAAAAATGAAATCAACGATACCGAAGAGAAAAAGTTTATACCTAAATACATTGTTAAAGATACAGGTGGTTTTTTTGAGAAGAAACCAGAAGAAATGACGCAGTTATATGGCAATGAACTGGTGTTAAAGAATCATCCCAGTATTTTGTTTAGAGGCAAGGTGGATAGTCTTCAATCAAAAATACTGGAGATTCAAGTCATGGCAGATAAGAATAAATGTGAGAAACTGGTTTGTGAACTTCAAGAGGTTCTCCAATATGTTAGGAACATATTAAAGGCAGAGGTTATAAAAGAAGCAACAGAAGAAATATGCTTGTTTGGACTGCTTGAAGAAGATATCAGAGAAATGTCCCATAACCCAAAAAAACACATAGGTGTGGCCCATATACTACCGGATTACAAAATGGGAGAAATATTAATTGGCTTAAATACAATTCGTAGTGGGGCTAGAGAAGTAGAGCTTAGTTCTATTCCATTGAACCGTAAAGATATTACCAAATCACTCAATAGGTTAAGCAGTGCTGTCTATGTGATGATGTGCAGATATTTGTCCGGATACTATAATTAA
- the pduL gene encoding phosphate propanoyltransferase, with translation MDEVTIKKIVKKVIEEIGQRDRNWRTVPIEASARHVHLSKDDVERLFGEGHRLTPTRDLSQPGQFLCQERVTILGPKGLFKNVAILGPERTETQAEISRTDAFSLGIDAPVMESGKIEKSAPIYLSVGKNMIRAEKGAIVAKRHVHMTPENALNYGLKDQQIVAVKVFSDRPIIFEDVVVRVHDQYSLHMHIDLDEANACGFYEGMKGQILVEEEV, from the coding sequence ATGGATGAAGTAACTATTAAGAAAATCGTAAAAAAAGTCATAGAGGAAATAGGTCAAAGAGATAGGAATTGGCGGACAGTGCCTATAGAAGCTTCTGCAAGACATGTGCATCTTTCCAAGGACGATGTTGAGCGACTTTTTGGAGAAGGCCATAGACTTACACCGACAAGAGATCTGTCACAACCAGGTCAATTTCTGTGTCAAGAAAGGGTGACCATACTGGGTCCAAAAGGTTTGTTCAAAAACGTTGCCATTCTAGGCCCGGAGAGAACAGAGACTCAGGCGGAGATCTCGAGAACGGATGCCTTTAGTTTGGGCATTGATGCTCCGGTTATGGAATCAGGTAAGATAGAAAAAAGTGCACCCATCTATTTATCAGTCGGTAAGAATATGATTCGGGCAGAAAAAGGAGCCATCGTTGCCAAGCGACATGTTCATATGACACCGGAGAATGCTTTGAATTATGGCCTAAAAGATCAGCAAATCGTTGCTGTAAAAGTATTTAGTGATCGACCAATTATATTTGAAGATGTTGTTGTAAGGGTTCATGATCAATATAGTTTACACATGCATATTGATTTAGACGAAGCCAATGCTTGTGGCTTTTACGAAGGTATGAAAGGTCAAATACTTGTGGAAGAAGAGGTTTAA
- the eutL gene encoding ethanolamine utilization microcompartment protein EutL, whose amino-acid sequence MKNDAIRASVLSVKLIPNVDVDLAKALELKPEQRCIGLVTSDCDDVSYTALDEATKKAEVEVVYAKSFYAGAGNASTKLAGEFIGILAGANPAEVRSGLDVVVDFIANDACFYSANDDDTIPYYAHCISRTGSYLSKVAGVEEGEALAYLIAPPIEAVYALDAALKSSDVKMVQFYGPPSETNFGGGLLTGSQSACKSACDAFAAAVNFVADDPTKY is encoded by the coding sequence ATGAAAAATGATGCAATTCGTGCAAGTGTACTGAGTGTTAAGTTGATTCCGAATGTGGATGTAGACCTAGCAAAAGCACTGGAGTTAAAGCCGGAACAAAGATGTATTGGACTTGTAACATCCGACTGTGATGATGTTTCTTATACCGCACTGGATGAAGCGACAAAAAAAGCCGAAGTCGAAGTGGTTTATGCAAAATCCTTTTATGCCGGTGCTGGTAATGCCTCTACAAAATTAGCTGGTGAGTTTATCGGTATTTTAGCTGGGGCAAATCCGGCAGAAGTAAGGAGTGGTTTGGATGTTGTGGTTGATTTTATAGCAAACGATGCATGTTTCTACAGTGCCAATGATGATGATACCATTCCTTATTATGCCCATTGTATTTCAAGAACAGGTTCATATCTATCTAAGGTAGCGGGTGTAGAAGAAGGTGAAGCCCTTGCTTATTTGATTGCACCGCCAATTGAAGCGGTTTATGCACTGGATGCAGCCCTCAAATCATCGGATGTTAAGATGGTTCAATTCTATGGACCACCATCTGAGACAAACTTTGGTGGTGGCCTATTAACAGGTAGTCAATCCGCTTGTAAATCAGCCTGTGATGCTTTTGCAGCAGCGGTAAACTTTGTTGCAGACGATCCGACCAAATACTAA
- a CDS encoding acetaldehyde dehydrogenase (acetylating), whose product MKVIKDKDLSSIQDVRDLVEKAKEAQHELKMKSQEEIDAIVKAMYEVAYMKSDQWAKMAVEETGFGVYEHKIIKNKFASKAVYEFIKDMKTVGIIKEDKHKKIIEIGTPVGVIAGLVPSTNPTSTAIYKALIAVKSGNAIIFSPHPKALNCISDVARVMEAKAVEAGAPKGIIGCMAIPTLEGTDALMKHKDVSLILATGGSAMVKAAYSSGTPALGVGPGNVPAFIERSADIALSVKRIMDSKTFDNGTICASEQAVVTENCIKDQVKTEFIKAGAYFLEGEEADLVGKTIQDACGRFNAKIAGKSAIEIAQMAGLYVPGDTRVLIAEQTHVGIQYPFSREKLAPILAFYAEDNWEKACEKCMELLAYYGLGHSLVIHSKDEEVIKAFALKKPVSRLLVNTSSAQGAIGATTNLAPSLTLGCGAVGGSSTSDNVSPLNLINIRSVAYGTKELEDIQQEYEDGSSRHASSHMELDVETITKMVLKELQNYK is encoded by the coding sequence GTGAAGGTGATCAAGGATAAAGATCTAAGCTCTATTCAAGATGTTAGAGACTTGGTAGAAAAAGCAAAAGAAGCTCAGCATGAACTTAAAATGAAAAGCCAAGAAGAGATTGATGCAATCGTAAAAGCGATGTATGAAGTCGCTTATATGAAATCAGATCAATGGGCTAAGATGGCGGTAGAAGAAACGGGATTTGGTGTTTATGAACATAAAATCATAAAAAACAAATTTGCCAGTAAAGCGGTTTATGAGTTCATCAAGGATATGAAGACCGTAGGCATCATTAAGGAAGACAAGCATAAGAAGATCATTGAGATTGGCACACCAGTAGGCGTTATTGCCGGACTCGTACCCTCCACCAATCCGACTTCCACTGCGATTTATAAGGCTCTAATAGCCGTGAAGTCAGGAAATGCTATTATTTTTAGCCCTCATCCTAAGGCACTCAATTGCATTAGTGATGTTGCAAGGGTCATGGAAGCAAAAGCGGTTGAAGCAGGCGCTCCAAAAGGCATCATAGGATGTATGGCCATCCCTACTTTAGAAGGTACGGATGCCTTAATGAAACACAAAGATGTGTCTTTAATCTTAGCTACGGGTGGTTCGGCAATGGTAAAAGCAGCTTATAGTTCAGGTACGCCGGCCCTTGGTGTCGGACCTGGGAATGTCCCGGCATTTATTGAAAGAAGTGCAGACATAGCCCTATCGGTAAAAAGAATCATGGACAGTAAGACCTTTGACAATGGCACCATATGTGCTTCGGAACAAGCGGTGGTCACTGAAAATTGTATTAAAGACCAAGTGAAAACAGAATTCATAAAGGCGGGTGCATATTTTTTAGAAGGTGAAGAAGCAGATTTGGTCGGAAAAACCATTCAAGATGCATGCGGACGGTTTAATGCTAAGATTGCTGGAAAGTCAGCAATTGAGATTGCCCAGATGGCAGGTCTGTATGTGCCTGGTGACACGAGAGTACTGATTGCAGAACAAACACATGTAGGCATACAGTATCCGTTTTCCAGAGAAAAATTAGCACCGATTCTGGCATTCTACGCAGAAGATAACTGGGAAAAAGCCTGTGAAAAATGTATGGAGCTCTTGGCATATTATGGACTTGGTCATTCATTGGTGATTCATTCAAAAGATGAAGAGGTCATAAAAGCTTTTGCACTAAAGAAACCGGTATCAAGACTGCTGGTTAATACGTCATCAGCTCAGGGCGCCATAGGGGCGACAACGAACTTAGCACCATCTTTAACACTTGGTTGTGGCGCGGTTGGTGGTAGCTCAACATCCGACAATGTAAGTCCCCTTAATCTAATCAATATTAGAAGTGTGGCTTATGGAACGAAAGAACTAGAGGACATTCAACAAGAGTATGAAGATGGATCCAGTAGACATGCATCATCACACATGGAGCTAGATGTAGAAACAATCACAAAAATGGTTTTGAAAGAATTACAAAATTATAAATGA
- a CDS encoding ethanolamine ammonia-lyase subunit EutB yields the protein MKLKTKLFGVSYGFTSVKEVLAKANEEKSGDTYLKIAALTAQERVAAKRVLSELTLEDLRNNPVIPMEEDEVTRVIDGLVNESIYNEIKNWTVGYLREYVLLHSTTNEDLKRIGRGLTAEMVAGVAKLMSNMDLVYGASKIQTWAKANTIVGMPGTLSFRLQPNHPTDDPNGIVASMMEGLSYGCGDAVIGVNPVEDTVGNTKNIMNCIYDFMMKWEIPTQTCVLSHISTQMEAVRQGAPVSIFFQSVAGTEDANKAFGIDAALIDEAYELIKKQGIAPGPNLMYFETGQGSEMSLDTDHGVDEMTLEARSYGFAKRYNPFMVNNVSGFIGPETLYDGRQMIRANLEDHFMGKLIGLPMGMAPCYTNHTKMDQNDQEIATMLLAMAGSNYYMGVPVGDDIMLSYQDTSFHDDATLRELLNRKPTKEFFKWLMDMGIMDESGRLTAKGGDPSIFLKR from the coding sequence ATGAAGCTTAAGACGAAACTATTTGGTGTTTCGTATGGGTTTACGTCTGTAAAAGAAGTATTGGCAAAAGCCAATGAAGAAAAATCTGGTGATACATATTTAAAAATCGCCGCCCTAACGGCCCAAGAAAGAGTGGCAGCAAAAAGAGTTCTAAGTGAACTAACATTAGAAGACTTAAGGAACAATCCGGTGATTCCTATGGAAGAAGATGAAGTGACTAGGGTCATCGATGGTCTGGTGAATGAAAGTATTTATAACGAAATCAAAAACTGGACAGTTGGCTATTTAAGAGAGTACGTACTCTTGCATTCGACGACCAATGAGGATCTTAAGCGAATTGGGAGAGGTCTTACAGCTGAAATGGTAGCTGGTGTAGCCAAACTTATGTCCAACATGGATTTGGTTTATGGGGCCAGTAAAATCCAAACTTGGGCAAAAGCCAATACCATCGTCGGTATGCCAGGAACCCTATCTTTTAGACTTCAACCCAATCATCCGACAGACGACCCAAATGGCATTGTAGCATCTATGATGGAAGGTCTTTCTTATGGATGTGGTGATGCGGTTATTGGTGTCAATCCAGTTGAAGACACTGTAGGTAATACTAAGAATATCATGAACTGCATTTATGACTTTATGATGAAGTGGGAAATACCAACCCAGACTTGTGTCTTGTCTCATATATCCACACAGATGGAAGCTGTTAGACAAGGGGCTCCTGTATCGATTTTCTTTCAGAGTGTGGCTGGAACAGAAGATGCAAACAAGGCCTTCGGTATTGATGCCGCTCTAATTGATGAAGCATACGAACTTATTAAAAAACAAGGCATAGCACCAGGACCGAATCTTATGTATTTTGAAACAGGTCAAGGTTCAGAGATGTCACTGGATACGGACCATGGCGTAGATGAGATGACACTTGAAGCACGAAGCTATGGTTTTGCAAAAAGATACAATCCTTTTATGGTCAACAATGTATCCGGATTTATTGGTCCTGAGACCTTGTATGATGGCAGACAAATGATCAGAGCGAATCTTGAGGATCACTTCATGGGTAAACTTATTGGTCTGCCAATGGGCATGGCACCATGTTATACCAATCATACTAAAATGGACCAAAATGATCAGGAAATAGCGACAATGTTACTGGCTATGGCTGGTTCCAATTATTATATGGGTGTACCGGTAGGGGATGACATCATGTTAAGTTACCAAGACACCAGTTTTCATGATGATGCAACCTTAAGAGAGTTGCTAAACCGAAAACCCACCAAAGAGTTTTTTAAATGGCTTATGGATATGGGCATCATGGATGAAAGTGGCAGGTTAACAGCAAAAGGTGGAGACCCTTCAATATTCTTAAAAAGATGA
- a CDS encoding sensor histidine kinase: MLRELCNKYTDLNDDDIIKLESISKVLPIIADLVKADVFIDCMTSDPNAAIVVAEAKPTSNTSMYEYSVVGELAYRKNEPAALRTLDIGMATRDLKALTQENKNVRQNVVPIQNDKGDVIGVLIMEQDITTSVKQNEKMEFLAETTGQLTESLLNVKDSEYTVTYHINDAIIIFDQQGISNYGNPGAKKLYEELGYRDSIIGMHFENLVLDGCVFDKLIEEPSLKISEVTVGRLTLQIKYATLKRHNVITGLTMLIKDITEVREKEKEIILKSVAIREIHHRVKNNLQTIASLLSLQSRRINNDLVNEAFNVSINRILGIAVTHELLAQNGVDDVDLKTIVTKIKESTLRYGLSMVDNITISIEGDSLTVNSDKATSIALVVNELLQNSIEHAFDGKSDGSINIWIQKGNLYSSMSVIDNGKGFDVKSIKADSLGLNIVSSIVKDKLQGHLDMYSGENGTKIIFDFINE; encoded by the coding sequence ATGCTAAGAGAATTGTGTAATAAATATACGGATCTTAATGATGATGATATCATAAAACTAGAAAGCATCTCTAAGGTACTTCCAATTATAGCAGATCTCGTGAAGGCAGATGTATTTATTGACTGCATGACCAGTGATCCCAATGCAGCAATTGTTGTGGCAGAAGCCAAACCCACTTCCAATACATCAATGTATGAGTATTCTGTAGTAGGGGAGTTGGCTTATAGAAAAAATGAACCAGCTGCTCTTAGGACATTGGATATTGGTATGGCGACTAGAGATTTGAAGGCATTAACTCAAGAAAACAAGAACGTAAGACAAAATGTCGTACCCATACAAAATGACAAGGGTGATGTAATTGGCGTATTGATCATGGAACAAGACATCACAACATCCGTGAAGCAAAATGAAAAGATGGAATTTCTGGCTGAAACGACAGGACAACTTACAGAATCCTTGCTGAATGTTAAAGACAGTGAATATACCGTAACCTATCATATCAACGATGCCATCATCATATTTGATCAACAAGGCATTAGCAATTATGGTAATCCCGGGGCAAAAAAGCTATACGAGGAATTAGGTTATAGAGACAGCATCATTGGAATGCATTTTGAAAACTTGGTATTAGATGGGTGTGTTTTTGACAAGTTAATCGAGGAACCCAGCTTAAAAATATCAGAAGTCACTGTTGGCAGACTCACTTTACAAATAAAATACGCAACATTAAAACGACACAATGTTATTACAGGGCTTACCATGCTGATCAAAGATATAACAGAAGTAAGAGAAAAAGAAAAAGAAATCATTCTTAAATCTGTAGCTATTCGAGAGATTCATCATAGAGTTAAGAATAATTTGCAGACGATTGCCAGCCTTTTAAGTCTCCAGTCCAGAAGGATTAATAACGACTTGGTGAATGAGGCCTTTAACGTGAGCATCAACAGGATTCTTGGCATAGCGGTCACACATGAGCTTTTGGCACAAAACGGAGTAGATGACGTTGACTTAAAAACAATTGTAACGAAAATAAAAGAAAGCACCTTGAGATATGGTTTGTCGATGGTAGATAATATCACCATATCCATAGAGGGAGACAGCTTAACGGTCAACTCAGACAAAGCAACTTCCATAGCCTTAGTGGTCAATGAGCTATTACAAAACTCAATTGAGCATGCCTTCGACGGAAAATCAGACGGTTCTATAAATATTTGGATTCAAAAAGGAAATCTATATTCAAGCATGTCAGTCATTGATAATGGCAAAGGATTTGACGTAAAATCCATAAAAGCAGATAGTCTAGGGCTGAATATTGTAAGCAGTATTGTAAAAGATAAGTTACAAGGTCATCTGGATATGTATTCCGGTGAAAACGGCACGAAAATAATATTTGATTTTATAAATGAATAG
- the eutA gene encoding ethanolamine ammonia-lyase reactivating factor EutA, with translation MEEKIISVGIDIGTSTTQLVFSRLTIENTASAFSIPKISIIEKEVIYKSSIYFTPLISDTEIDGEAVRKIIENDYKKAGIHPKEVDTGAVIITGETARKANASLVLENLSGLAGDFVVATAGPDLEAIIAGKGAGADIYSKSNRSVVVNLDIGGGTTNISVFKDGEIIDTTCIDLGGRLIKLHPDSMKVEYISKKVKRLADHMGILIEVGQVISADKIKKITNRMADLIEEVLGVRKVTEDLKLMLTTKDLKRNYDIDYISFSGGVADCIYGTYLEEKNLIYGDIGVFLGKSIKNLNLNNTFNIYEPTETIRATVVGAGSHTTDISGSTITFSKDIFPLKNIPILKLSVEDEQLGYEALSQVIKEKVSWFGLHNEKQQVALAIKGVKSISFGELKLLAQTIISGMAEIISMEVPLVVIVEHDIAKALGQTIQTYLAYKKDVVCIDAVNVSNGDFIDIGRPLANGRVVPIVIKTLAFGY, from the coding sequence TTGGAAGAGAAAATTATCAGTGTAGGCATTGATATCGGTACTTCAACAACTCAATTGGTGTTTAGCAGACTGACCATTGAAAATACAGCATCGGCCTTTTCCATACCCAAAATTAGCATTATAGAAAAAGAAGTCATTTACAAGAGCAGCATCTATTTTACCCCTTTAATATCAGATACCGAAATTGACGGCGAAGCTGTTAGAAAAATTATAGAAAATGACTACAAAAAAGCTGGCATCCATCCAAAAGAAGTGGATACAGGTGCGGTCATTATTACCGGAGAAACTGCAAGAAAAGCAAATGCTTCTCTTGTACTGGAAAACCTGAGTGGCTTAGCAGGTGACTTTGTCGTAGCCACAGCAGGACCGGATCTAGAAGCCATTATTGCTGGAAAGGGTGCTGGTGCAGACATATATTCTAAGTCTAACAGAAGTGTCGTGGTTAATCTGGATATTGGAGGCGGAACGACCAATATCTCAGTATTCAAAGATGGTGAGATTATAGATACCACTTGCATTGATCTAGGAGGGCGGCTTATTAAGCTTCATCCAGATAGCATGAAAGTTGAATACATCTCAAAAAAAGTTAAAAGGTTAGCAGATCATATGGGTATTTTGATAGAAGTGGGCCAGGTTATATCAGCAGATAAAATTAAAAAGATAACGAACCGAATGGCAGACCTAATTGAAGAGGTTCTGGGTGTTAGAAAAGTAACTGAGGATCTAAAGCTGATGCTAACGACAAAGGACTTAAAAAGAAATTATGACATAGACTACATCTCATTTTCTGGTGGTGTTGCAGACTGTATCTATGGGACCTATTTAGAAGAGAAAAATCTCATCTACGGTGATATTGGTGTATTTCTTGGTAAAAGTATAAAAAATCTGAATTTGAATAATACTTTTAACATATATGAGCCAACGGAAACGATTAGAGCAACGGTTGTAGGCGCCGGGAGTCATACGACAGATATAAGCGGAAGTACAATCACGTTCTCTAAAGATATTTTTCCACTTAAAAACATACCGATTCTTAAACTTTCGGTAGAAGATGAGCAACTAGGTTACGAAGCACTGAGCCAAGTCATCAAAGAAAAAGTCAGTTGGTTTGGCTTGCATAATGAGAAACAACAGGTGGCTTTGGCCATTAAGGGGGTGAAGAGTATAAGCTTTGGTGAGCTAAAGTTACTGGCACAAACAATTATTAGTGGGATGGCTGAGATTATAAGTATGGAGGTGCCGCTGGTGGTCATCGTAGAACATGACATTGCAAAGGCACTGGGACAAACCATACAAACATATTTGGCGTATAAGAAGGATGTTGTTTGTATCGATGCTGTGAATGTGAGTAATGGTGATTTTATTGACATCGGAAGACCCTTGGCAAATGGGAGGGTCGTACCAATAGTCATCAAAACATTAGCTTTTGGATACTAG
- a CDS encoding ethanolamine ammonia-lyase subunit EutB has protein sequence MRLKTKLFGDVYQFSSVKEVLAKANEEKSGDKLAGIAANTVTERVAAKEVLSNLMLKDLRNNPVIPYEIDEVTRVIQDAVNEKIYGEIQNWTVSELREWILDSNTKESDLVRISRGLTSEMVAAVTKIMSNLDLIYGASKIRITAHCNTTIGLPGTLSIRLQPNHPTDDLDGIMISTMEGLSYGVGDAVIGLNPVDDTVNSVSNVLKIFADLKNKWEIPTQACVLGHVTTQMKAIREGAPSDLIFQSIAGSQKGNEAFGITTEMLDEARALVLKEGTSTGPNVMYFETGQGSELSSDAHHGADQLTLEARCYGYAKRYQPFLVNTVVGFIGPEFLYDNHQVIRAGLEDHFMGKLTGIPMGVDACYTNHMKADQNDIENLAVLLTTAGCNYFMGIPVGDDVMLNYQCTGYHEAQTLRELLNLKPIKQFDLWLEKMGIRKNGKFTDRAGDASIFLK, from the coding sequence ATGAGGTTAAAAACTAAGTTATTTGGAGACGTATATCAATTTAGTTCGGTCAAAGAAGTCTTAGCAAAAGCGAACGAAGAAAAATCCGGAGATAAGCTGGCGGGCATCGCCGCAAATACTGTAACAGAACGTGTAGCTGCCAAAGAGGTTCTGAGTAATCTAATGTTGAAGGATTTGAGAAACAACCCTGTGATTCCTTATGAAATAGATGAAGTTACAAGGGTGATTCAAGATGCAGTCAATGAAAAAATCTATGGAGAGATTCAAAATTGGACCGTGAGTGAACTCAGAGAATGGATCTTAGATTCCAACACAAAGGAAAGTGATTTAGTAAGAATCAGCAGAGGCTTAACCAGTGAAATGGTGGCAGCGGTAACAAAAATCATGTCCAATCTGGACCTCATTTATGGTGCAAGTAAGATTAGAATAACAGCTCATTGTAATACAACCATAGGGCTTCCCGGTACTTTATCCATCCGCTTGCAACCCAACCATCCTACAGATGATTTGGATGGTATTATGATTTCGACTATGGAAGGACTTTCTTATGGTGTTGGCGACGCTGTTATTGGTCTTAATCCAGTTGATGACACTGTAAACAGTGTAAGCAATGTCTTGAAGATTTTTGCTGACCTAAAGAACAAGTGGGAGATTCCTACTCAAGCTTGTGTTCTAGGCCATGTAACTACTCAGATGAAAGCCATTAGAGAAGGCGCCCCATCTGACCTGATTTTCCAAAGTATAGCTGGTTCTCAAAAAGGTAATGAAGCGTTTGGTATTACAACAGAGATGTTAGATGAAGCAAGGGCTTTGGTACTGAAAGAAGGGACATCCACAGGCCCAAATGTTATGTATTTTGAAACTGGACAAGGCTCTGAGTTGTCCTCTGACGCCCATCATGGTGCGGACCAATTAACCCTTGAGGCAAGATGTTATGGTTATGCAAAAAGATATCAACCTTTCTTGGTCAACACAGTTGTTGGATTCATCGGACCGGAATTTTTATATGACAACCATCAGGTTATTAGAGCAGGGCTTGAAGACCATTTCATGGGTAAACTAACAGGTATACCAATGGGTGTGGATGCATGTTATACCAACCATATGAAAGCCGATCAAAATGATATTGAAAACTTAGCGGTACTTCTTACAACGGCAGGATGTAACTATTTTATGGGTATCCCTGTTGGCGATGATGTTATGTTGAACTATCAATGTACTGGGTATCATGAAGCACAGACACTCAGAGAGTTGTTGAATTTGAAACCTATTAAGCAATTTGATTTATGGTTAGAGAAGATGGGCATTAGGAAAAACGGGAAGTTTACAGATCGAGCAGGCGACGCGTCCATATTTCTTAAGTAA